The following proteins come from a genomic window of Malus sylvestris chromosome 4, drMalSylv7.2, whole genome shotgun sequence:
- the LOC126619308 gene encoding protein FAR1-RELATED SEQUENCE 5-like, producing MEVQMDDLNGTVETSAGGESNNIEVGPCQEPYEGMLFESEEAAKVFYDDYARRVGFVTRVLSSRKSERDGSIISRGLGCRGVSENRRKVMQKECGEGEVCPAMVLLKQEMPGRWVIKKFLGDHNHLLVIQSPKIRKTLDEKDKKIQELSAELRVKKRLSAAYRDQLLAFIKDIEDHNAHLSTKVQSVSNKLKELEAKTGALTR from the exons A TGGAGGTGCAaatggatgatttgaatggGACAGTCGAAACTTCTGCAGGAGGGGAATCAAATAATATTGAAGTTGGCCCATGTCAAGAACCATATGAGGGTATGCTTTTTGAATCAGAAGAAGCTGCCAAAGTATTCTATGATGATTATGCCAGGCGTGTTGGATTTGTGACCCGTGTTTTGTCATCCCGGAAGTCTGAGCGTGATGGGTCAATAATCTCTCGTGGACTTGGATGCAGAGGGGTCTCTGAGAATCGTAGAAAAGTAATGCAGAAGGAGTGTGGAGAAGGAGAAGTTTGTCCAGCCATGGTCTTGTTGAAACAAGAGATGCCTGGAAGATGGGTTATCAAGAAATTTTTGGGGGACCATAATCATCTGTTAGTGATTCAATCACCAAAGATCCGCAAAACGCTT GATGAGAAAGATAAGAAAATCCAGGAGTTATCTGCAGAGCTACGAGTTAAGAAGCGGTTAAGTGCAGCGTATAGAGACCAGCTACTTGCCTTTATCAAGGATATTGAAGACCACAATGCGCACCTTTCAACAAAAGTTCAATCGGTTTCTAACAAGCTAAAAGAGCTTGAAGCTAAAACAGGAGCTTTAACGCGATAG